A genomic stretch from Methylorubrum extorquens includes:
- a CDS encoding putative lipoprotein (Evidence 3 : Putative function from multiple computational evidences): MRNTALVIAAGMLAMSTAAWAGDSSGKGEGRMQGSPNAAGFDKKDTTGTTGPGASSTAPGQEMKKQDGRMQGSPNAAGFKGEGGGSSSGSSGGR; this comes from the coding sequence ATGCGAAACACCGCCTTGGTCATTGCAGCCGGCATGCTGGCGATGAGCACCGCCGCGTGGGCAGGCGACAGCTCGGGAAAGGGTGAAGGCCGTATGCAGGGCTCACCGAACGCTGCCGGGTTCGACAAGAAGGATACCACCGGGACGACGGGACCGGGCGCATCGAGCACCGCACCGGGCCAAGAGATGAAGAAGCAGGACGGGCGCATGCAGGGCTCGCCCAACGCGGCCGGCTTCAAGGGCGAGGGCGGAGGCTCTTCGTCCGGGTCGAGCGGAGGCCGTTGA
- a CDS encoding protein of unknown function (Evidence 5 : Unknown function), with translation MLNVCRKFRFRDLLPEIFNGLLKVPLLLRKLCNFV, from the coding sequence GTGCTCAATGTCTGCCGAAAGTTTCGGTTCAGAGACCTGCTGCCGGAGATCTTCAACGGCCTTTTGAAGGTTCCTCTTCTCCTCCGAAAGCTTTGCAATTTCGTTTAA
- a CDS encoding protein of unknown function (Evidence 5 : Unknown function) codes for MNCELFAELCRLIHVNAMNGSAAVFLGSLNIQQIVGRILS; via the coding sequence ATGAATTGCGAATTGTTTGCCGAACTCTGTCGACTTATACACGTCAACGCTATGAATGGTTCCGCCGCTGTGTTCCTGGGTTCTCTCAACATCCAGCAAATTGTAGGCCGCATACTCTCCTAG
- a CDS encoding protein of unknown function (Evidence 5 : Unknown function): protein MLNAAGGRVPGRAEVGTPGGAGGIARVPLDRCPLRFLPKIFQVLAVLPAMQSVAV from the coding sequence GTGCTCAATGCCGCGGGCGGGCGCGTGCCTGGGCGGGCGGAGGTGGGCACCCCAGGGGGCGCGGGGGGAATTGCGCGCGTGCCGCTAGATCGATGCCCCCTCAGATTTTTGCCGAAAATATTTCAGGTCCTTGCCGTTCTGCCTGCTATGCAGAGCGTAGCTGTTTAG
- a CDS encoding protein of unknown function (Evidence 5 : Unknown function) → MTRNEFQRQLGMSHLFRQTAFKYLIRQDALADRGLAGTYATGAPLRWASKPAALAAQRAPARAALGRFPSCVRQSQAAAAGRRGLPSGITPQAP, encoded by the coding sequence TTGACAAGAAACGAGTTTCAACGGCAGCTCGGAATGTCCCACCTCTTCCGCCAGACGGCGTTCAAGTACCTGATCCGGCAAGACGCGTTAGCTGACAGAGGGTTGGCAGGCACCTATGCGACAGGTGCCCCTCTCCGATGGGCCTCGAAACCCGCCGCGCTCGCCGCCCAACGGGCCCCTGCTCGTGCCGCGCTTGGACGTTTCCCGAGCTGCGTGAGGCAATCCCAGGCGGCCGCAGCGGGCAGAAGGGGATTGCCTTCGGGTATAACTCCGCAGGCGCCTTGA
- a CDS encoding conserved protein of unknown function (Evidence 4 : Unknown function but conserved in other organisms), which yields MLRNRVRRPFTVEAKSNGQARFVSIPSKLPRETQKQAGHAKAAALWPSLEAAAPSVPTSADEAPSEHRRILPSLLVAEVQEPEVEPGIEPEVLPRVRRVAPPSTAPEDAPRRRGRPRKVPIPNAVEEVVEQAVPEPPQPVTEATPIVGRRRPDRAGSETLRLGERWKRRLPRVCW from the coding sequence ATGTTGCGCAACCGCGTTCGGCGACCGTTCACCGTCGAAGCCAAGTCGAACGGCCAAGCTCGCTTCGTCTCCATCCCCTCGAAGCTGCCGCGGGAGACGCAAAAGCAGGCGGGACACGCCAAGGCCGCGGCCCTGTGGCCCTCGCTCGAGGCCGCCGCGCCGAGCGTTCCGACGTCGGCTGACGAGGCGCCGTCCGAGCATCGCCGCATCCTGCCGAGCCTCCTCGTCGCGGAGGTTCAGGAGCCCGAAGTGGAACCCGGGATCGAGCCCGAGGTGCTTCCTCGCGTTCGCCGGGTTGCGCCGCCCAGCACCGCACCAGAGGACGCCCCGCGTCGCCGGGGTAGGCCGCGGAAGGTGCCGATCCCGAATGCCGTCGAGGAGGTCGTCGAACAGGCGGTCCCGGAGCCGCCTCAGCCCGTGACGGAGGCAACCCCCATCGTCGGCCGCCGCCGCCCGGACAGGGCAGGCAGCGAGACGCTGCGCCTGGGTGAGCGGTGGAAGCGGCGCTTGCCGCGGGTGTGCTGGTAG
- a CDS encoding protein of unknown function (Evidence 5 : Unknown function) translates to MTLARQEATLPACLTGASRCYSFTLQKRAFATTK, encoded by the coding sequence TTGACCCTCGCGAGGCAGGAAGCCACCCTTCCCGCCTGCCTGACAGGCGCAAGCCGGTGCTACAGTTTCACGCTACAGAAGCGCGCCTTCGCAACCACTAAGTAA
- a CDS encoding protein of unknown function (Evidence 5 : Unknown function) codes for MEKKYQIFVSSTFQDLELERRVAIEQVLNLGHIPVGMELFQASDDSQWNYIKQRIDECDYYVVIVAERYGAEQDGKSFTQMEYEYAVARGVPTIAFLLHEAARASWPQSKIEFEKKDTLNKFRDICSQKLVKFWKNSDDLGSKVISSLVELTRHRPRTGWVRADTAATPAALNEIAKLSEEKRNLQKAVEDLRQQVSEPKLSADIEHRIKILSETMAASFFPDNIEIDDEVSMLLLFHEINRSFSTGCKLWTAMKAVNVSLGIKDNHRNSVINLLGEYAAYNLLDVERTQEHSGGTIHSVDVYKSTEFGKQFAIHAGIWLLS; via the coding sequence ATGGAAAAGAAGTACCAAATTTTTGTAAGTTCAACATTTCAAGATCTTGAACTTGAGCGCAGAGTTGCCATCGAGCAAGTTCTTAACCTTGGACACATTCCAGTCGGCATGGAACTATTTCAGGCAAGCGACGATTCTCAATGGAATTACATTAAGCAGAGAATTGATGAGTGCGACTATTACGTCGTCATTGTTGCTGAGCGCTACGGCGCCGAGCAAGACGGAAAAAGTTTTACGCAAATGGAATACGAATATGCAGTTGCCCGTGGCGTGCCCACCATAGCCTTTCTTCTTCACGAGGCAGCAAGGGCTTCATGGCCCCAAAGCAAGATCGAGTTTGAAAAGAAAGATACGCTAAATAAATTTAGAGATATTTGCTCACAAAAATTGGTCAAATTTTGGAAAAACTCCGACGATCTTGGATCGAAAGTGATATCTTCGTTAGTCGAATTAACACGCCACCGACCAAGGACGGGCTGGGTTAGAGCTGATACAGCTGCAACTCCAGCGGCATTAAACGAAATTGCAAAGCTTTCGGAGGAGAAGAGGAACCTTCAAAAGGCCGTTGAAGATCTCCGGCAGCAGGTCTCTGAACCGAAACTTTCGGCAGACATTGAGCACAGGATCAAAATTCTATCCGAAACAATGGCAGCATCTTTTTTTCCAGACAACATCGAAATTGACGATGAGGTCAGCATGCTGCTGCTTTTCCATGAAATAAATAGATCATTTTCGACGGGCTGTAAATTATGGACTGCGATGAAGGCCGTCAACGTTTCACTTGGTATCAAGGACAATCACAGGAACTCCGTCATAAACCTACTAGGAGAGTATGCGGCCTACAATTTGCTGGATGTTGAGAGAACCCAGGAACACAGCGGCGGAACCATTCATAGCGTTGACGTGTATAAGTCGACAGAGTTCGGCAAACAATTCGCAATTCATGCTGGAATCTGGCTCTTATCGTAA
- a CDS encoding protein of unknown function (Evidence 5 : Unknown function): MARYRFHATNGYACVFDAQGKDIRVPARLVRRADEVAQAVMSSLDDQEDWSQWHVSVHDLSGRRVLVKPFVSG; the protein is encoded by the coding sequence ATGGCACGCTACCGCTTTCACGCGACGAACGGCTACGCATGCGTGTTCGACGCGCAGGGCAAGGACATCCGGGTCCCCGCGCGCCTCGTCCGGCGTGCCGACGAGGTGGCCCAGGCGGTGATGAGCAGCCTCGATGACCAAGAGGATTGGTCGCAGTGGCATGTCAGCGTGCATGACCTCAGCGGTCGACGCGTGCTGGTGAAACCGTTCGTGTCGGGTTGA
- a CDS encoding protein of unknown function; putative exported protein (Evidence 5 : Unknown function): MKKTTLALAILLGGFTAGTASAAPIAPAGIQADSSVTQARMSHHERRMMHRHMMRKRMMHRHHHRSMRHRM; the protein is encoded by the coding sequence ATGAAGAAGACCACGCTCGCGCTGGCAATCCTGCTCGGAGGCTTTACGGCCGGCACCGCATCGGCGGCGCCGATTGCACCCGCTGGCATCCAAGCCGACAGCAGCGTCACGCAGGCTCGCATGTCCCACCACGAGCGGCGGATGATGCACCGGCACATGATGCGCAAGCGGATGATGCATCGGCACCATCACCGGTCGATGCGTCACCGGATGTAA
- a CDS encoding conserved protein of unknown function (Evidence 4 : Unknown function but conserved in other organisms) produces MALPTSSNPTPSDDLTGSFMAGLKDKRGFIDKDRLDLSERKAVEFWMKRWGVTQDQLTAAHRKVGRMTKDIAAELGKKR; encoded by the coding sequence ATGGCGTTGCCCACCTCATCCAATCCGACGCCCTCCGACGACCTCACGGGATCATTCATGGCTGGCCTCAAGGACAAGCGCGGTTTCATCGACAAGGACCGTCTCGACCTCAGCGAGCGCAAAGCGGTCGAGTTCTGGATGAAGCGCTGGGGCGTCACCCAGGACCAGCTCACCGCAGCCCACCGAAAGGTCGGCCGCATGACCAAGGACATCGCGGCGGAGCTGGGCAAGAAGCGTTAG